The following DNA comes from Magnolia sinica isolate HGM2019 chromosome 18, MsV1, whole genome shotgun sequence.
CCAAGACTATCAAATTCACATGGTGTCACCGACCTAAGATTTTTATTGGGCTGATTTCGTATATTCTCTTCATTGCCATGAATTAGACGTGATAAATGAGGTCGAGGAAAGATACACCACACGGTGGCCCCACAAACAAACGAAAGATTGGCGTCCCATTCCCACTGTTACATGTGGAGTGGCACAGCTGAACTAGAGATGTAGGATatagaacctgatggatggagggAACATCATGTATACAACAGGATGGGCTCTACCGAATACCGTGTTTTACTGATTGCATCCAGCAGTGGCATGCACTACATCAAATGCCAACAAAGATGCCAACAAAGAAGCGCCGCATGGGTGGATGATGCGGTGAAAAAGTAAAAACTCCCTTTGTTAAGGGATGATTTTGCAACTTTCTGAGGTGGGTTCCACACCTGTACATGTATGGCGCTTTTTAAATGGTGCTTGATGGAGTGCATCCAGGACGCAAATTGCAGGGTAAACAGggaggcggattggctggtgtactacgtACCACCGACGTGGATAGTGTGAGTACGTGTGGTGCTAAGCCGAGTGCTGACGCTTCTCAAGTTCAGAGTTGGACGAACGGTTCAGAGGATATTATAATTACAtagccccacaataatgtatttattatatccacattgttcattcatttgcgagatcattttaaatcacaactccaaaaatgaatcatatccaaagttcaattggaccacaccacaaataaaagtgggacaatgattctcaccattaaaatacttgTAAAGCTTACcgtaactgtttttttttttttttccatccaatttgtttataaggtcacgaagactgggatgaaaaggaaaaataaatattatattaatccaaaactttcgtgactcccaaaagggtttggatggtagacgttcaatcccctactgattttttcagtgtggtccattcgatctttggatctgtcttattttttggctctagGTAACAAGCTCAACGAAtagtttaaatataacacatacatcatgagcaacccaccgaacttggtgatgtcaacacaccaccaactagattggtggtgtgtggtacaccagccaatcaatcTGCTTCTGGATAAACCCAACACCTCCAGGCTACTCTAAATGGTGTAATAACTGTCTGGGCACAtcattagaggtgtacatgagtagAGTTAGCTCGTTAGCTTGCTCGATCAACTtggaaaagctcgattcgacttggatcaaaactatgtttgagccgagtcgagccagTTTTAATGAGCTCGAaacttttcgagtcgagttcgagtctgAGCCGGACCGATTTTtgagtgtatatatatacactcaAAAATCGGACGACCAaatataagttaaaaaaaaaaaacctaacccctGCGTCCAAATCGTCTCAGCCATTCGCCCAAATCATCTATTTCTCACCGTTCTCCAGTACCCGACCGGCAATTATTCTCCTTCCTTTCATTTCTCTCAATTTCTCAGCGTCTTTCCATACGATCGACAACTGAAAAGTGagtctcctctcctctctctctatttttccagCGTCTGTCCGATGAATAGTGTCCATCCGATTAGTGGACCTCACCTGACCACTGATCGGGTGGCTCTAGTATAGTCGGACGGTGGATATGGCCCAATCAGACGGTCAAACATCTCAGACACCAACCACTAGTGGCTCTGGTACAGTTGGACGGTTGGACAACACCCATGACCCGAACACTTCAGACCATGACGACTCGAACTCGATTCGAACTGGACTAAGCTGCTGACCAGGCCGAGCTGCCAATCCAAGCTTGAtggtcgagccaagccgagctcgAGTTGACTCTAGCTggctgagtcgagccgagctgagcaAAGCTGAACTCGGATAAACTAGTGTACACCTCTACCcttcgtgatgtatttgttttatccacgctgtatATTTACTTTACATTCATTTCATGCAATCATgtcagggcatgagctcaaaatttaaaGAATACGGCTTGGAAATTAAAGAATACCCAAAGGACATGTACTGCACTAGGCCAtgggaaatagtgaggattgaaagcCTCTCGGCATCAGAAAGTTTAGGATGAAGTCAACCTCTTTATTTTCCCCTCATCCAGGTATGCGTGACCTTCTGAATAGGGCTGGACGACAAATAAACACAGCTATGTgccttagtaaggtttcaacggtgaatgtcattatctccactgtttctgtggtgtggtttgcatgagctttagatatagttcaattttagactcatgcctttaaaataagctagcaaaacagatggacggtgtggataaaacacataaatcagttAGGATACCATGTAGCTCCGTGGTACACCACGCGATCGAATCCGCGTACGTGCGTCGGACGACCTGTTGGAGGCAATCCACTTCCGGGATCCTACGCACTGCAGAAAAAACAGGGTTGCAGAGGATTCGGGTACTGGGTCACACGCGACGTACAGAAAAAGAATACAAGGTAGAAGCATTATAATGAGGAGGAGTACCGTAGAGAGCGGAGAAAGCGTGACAGGACCACCACccaaaaggcaaaggaaagtaaagaagaaagaaaagtagaTGCGGTCCCATGCAAAGAGAGAGGCAGCAGTGCTCctacgtagagagagagagagagagagagagagagaggaaggatgtCTGATCAGATGGGGTGGGCCATTTTAATTCGCGTTTAATTGGAATTAGTTGGAAACCCTGGACCACTCTTCCATCCCTTTGCAACAGCCCCTATTTTCGGAACATTTTACAGGCGCATCtattcctctcttctctttctctctctctcttcaaactCTCTGTTTCTCTTTGGAAGGAACAGAACTCGTCTGTAAAAGCCCTGGAAAAACTATCACTTGGGAGTTACTTGGGGATTCGTGTCATCAAGACTCTGcagtatttttttattatttaagtatttattttgaaatattcatggggatTAGAGAAGGGAAGGAGAaggtgatgagagagagagacattcatgtatgcatgtatgcacGCATAAAAGCAACGCATGCGGCGGCTGTTAGTTTGTAACAGGCAAAAGACATCTATTCCTTCTCTGGCGTTgctgtttttctcttctttcgtCTCTCATCGTCATTAgaagaaaaaaccaaaaaagaaaagaaaagcggaaaattaaaaaagagggagaagaagaagaagaaagggtaaGGTGGTTATTTTAATATTATGATATTGGAGAGTATTTTGGATCTTTTGGGTTCTTGATTCGGATCATGTCATGGTCATCatatcatgatgatgatgatgatgatgagaccaTCTGATGTATTGCAGACTGGCCTAGATATCCGATCTTCCTAGGTTTTGTTTTGATGGCATGTGATGCTGGGTGCTTTTAAGAGAGCGCAGTGCGCACCATCTCCCTTCCCCCATCCGGCGTCAGTTAAGATCTCTGCTCTTCTATAATAGGTAAGGAGCTaacctttccctctctctctctctctttaatgtctttgcagatctctctctctctctctctctctctcccccctctatTGTTTTTAGTTGAATTTCTGTTGCATTATCAAATACCATCTTCAGGAATATCAGCCCCCtcgttctctctccctctccctcactcCTCTTTTTAGCTCttgggtgttttttattttttattacattCTCTCTCCTCGTTGCTCTCTTTTCTCTTGTTTTGAGTCTCTCTATTGCAGAAGAAGAACCATCTTcaaaatcatctctctctctccctcccaccGCTATTAGGCTTTTTGGTGGGCTTTTTTCTAGATCTTCTCTTCTACTTTGTGCTccttttttaatagaatttctaTTGCAGATCAAACACCATATTCGCCAACAAGATCAGCATCCAAAGAAGttttatcttctttcttttctatgGCAAATGAACCTCGGGAGGAGAAGCTAAGGACCCAAATCGCTTCCGGGTTTTACTACACGGATTTCTCCTCATCTTCCAGCAATCCGACGATCCACCACCAGCTTGATACCCATATGCAAAGCTTCGAACCAAATCCGGAGCTCTTCAATCTTCAATCCGGCATGGAAATGTTGGGCTCTCAGTGGAAGAATCCATCGCAGCAGCGAGACCGCAACTCCACAACAGCATGGAAAGGGTTCCTTTCCAAATCCACCCACAACCAAGGATCGTCGTCTTCTTCCAAAACCATGGCCGAACCATCGTCATCTAATAGCTTCTACCAGCCCGATTTCACCATCGGATTCTCTGAGGCCCCACCCAATGAGAATCTGATCATCGCACCTGATTCGGCATGGCAGGAGAATCGGTACCCCGTCGATGATTCTTCCTTACGCTGCGTCTTTCCCTGCGAAGGGAATGAGCGGCCGAGCCAGGGCCTGTCACTCTCTCTATGCCCCAACAAGCCGTCCAACATCAGCTTACAATCATTCGAGCTCCGAGAAACCAATCACCAGAATGACATCCGGTTCGTTTCATCGAATTCTAGAGATGGGTTTTTTGGAAAATCTACAGATCTTCGTCAGCAGCTGCAAAATCTACAAGATGGGCGGTCTTATCCGTCGTTGATGGGATCAGATCAGCAACTCCACCAATTGAAAAACTCCAAGTACTTGCTTCCAGCTCAGGAACTCTTGAACGAGTTCTGCAACATCGGATCGAAGCAAAGCATCAACACTATTGGATTGAAGAACAAAAGCAACAAGACAAATCAGTGGGAAGAAGGAGCATCGACTCTTAAGAACCAATCTCTCTATTCATTTGATGTTCTTGAATTGCAGAAGAGAAAAGCAAAGCTAGTTTCCATGCTAGATGAGGTCTGTATCTGTAAAACTCTGTCTAACATCCTTGCTGGTTATTTTCGttctcatcatcttcttcttctttttctttttctttttttacttttctccttttttaatatctaatttaatttaaaaaatactaatttatttaaaaaaaaaaaaaaaaatctgctgaAAAAAACAACCCATCTCTTAATTGATGGAAATCTTCCTGACTTTTACTGGTATGGATGGATTGAATGGTTTTTTCCTCTCAGACTTCTGAATCTTTCGAACTAATTGAGAGACTGCGGGCCTTCCATTAATGATATGCTGTCTTGGGCTATCGACAGCTTGACAATAAGGGCATTTCATTTACTTTTAGAAACCTCTATTCCTTTTCCCCACTTAGCCATTTCTCCCTCCCCCATCATATCTCCCATGTTGTAAATACccattgatctctctctctctctctctcagagaaaAAGAATATTTTTTCGTGTTGGGGTTTTTCGTAAGCTATCTTACAATAAGGAGGTGAGTGGTACTAGAATAAGACACGTGAATTTCACTTTAAACTACCACACGTATCATTAATTACACAGCCAGGCCTCATGCACCATATGTATGTTATGGTTGATACCCATGTAAGAGAAATAAATGCTACACCGATGAACTATACAATCAGGCCCATATGTGTATGGTTTTAATTACACTAGGTTTAAAACACctcattctctctccttctcattaacGGAAATTTCCTCAAGTAAAACATTTTAATTACACTTAATGGACTCAATTAGCAATGTTCTATGTTCGATATTGATTGGCGGAAATCAGTGTAAAGTGGGTCTTGCCTGCTTTGCATATTTTAGGTAATCTTGATTGTAAATGGGACCATTAGCACTAAGGTTGAAAAAATTAGATTGCAAATGAATGGAGTTCTTTTTTTCTGGTGTTCAGGTGGACAGGAGATACAGGCAGTATTGTGAGCAGATGAGGAGTGTGGTGTCATCATTTGAAGGGGTGGCTGGCGTGGGATCAGCAATGGTGTATTCGAGCTTGGCTTTGAAGGCCATGTCAAGGCATTTCAGGTGTCTGAGGGATGGGATTGTGGGTCAGATTCAGGCGACGAAGAAGGCAATGGGGGAGAAAGATCCTGTTGCACCAGGAACAACTCGAGGGGAGACGCCCAGGCTCAAGCTTCTTGATCAGACCCTTCGGCAGCAGCGGGCCATACAGCAGATGGGCGTCATGGAGAGCCATCCATGGAGGCCTCAGAGGGGTCTTCCCGAGCGATCTGTGTCCGTTCTTCGAGCTTGGCTCTTTGAGCATTTCCTTCATCCGTAAGTTcgtctctctctcttactctctctgaAACACAACACAGAAGAACGAAATTTGATATTGGGAATGATAGCATTATCTACTGATCATATCACAACATGGTCATGATCACCTCTACTATTGTCCATCACATGCCTGTAGATCTTGGCCATTAAATATTATGCCCATTTATTTGATGGGCCCTACATAAATTGCACCTTGTGGACAATCCGATCGTTTTAATGGTGTCCTGAGATTGGACAGTTATGTAGAAATATGGGTAGTGGTCCCTATTCCACTGCCGAAAGTTCATCCATGAGACGTTGGAGTACTTCTGTCCATGCGAtcgatttgtagggcccactaaagAACTGAATCTTTGATGGGCCACCCCCATTGATTAGGATTGTACACCAGTTGTGTGATAAAGGATGGTTGAGACAATGGTTTTACCATTTCCATCATTCCTCCTTATGTAAGGTGAGGCCTTgcctttgtacaagtggggcccactgattggtgacccagactgttgatctgatgtgtGGATAGACCATGCTCCAAAAAAAATCTCCAAGATGGGAAGCTCGTGGCCATCCAAATCTTGATCCTTTTTCCTGTTGAATGTGTACCGCTGCTCTATTTTCTTTTCAATCATCTATTAATAGTTCACTGATCTGAAGGTTAGCACTGTTCTGTCGGCAGTATTTCTGGGCAATCACACAgccatggtgggcccatcatcTCAACAGTCTGCATcacccaaccatgggccccacttgtgattCGGACAGACATCATTCCTCTTCTTCTGCAGAGAAGCTATTGGACCCTTGTACTTCCCTTTCACCATGTGGGACCCAGGGTTTAGTTATCTAATTCTGGCCCTTTCCTCAGTTacccccaccatggatgggccatgccctaaaGGTCTGATCCACAGACAGTCCTAGCCTTTCTATTCGTGACTTGCaaatagatggtccacattcaactgaaaagatGCACAAGATTGGCAGCTAGAGCCTACCAAACTAGAAAGTTTGTGGACCACCGTCCATCCTTTAAACATACCAacagatcaacggtccagatcacttaacCATGGAGCCaattatagaaaactgaaaagCCCGAGCAGACTGAATCTTCTCCGATAAAGAATCCTACAGTTCATCTACTCCTACGAGTCTGCCAGCAGTTAGAATGCAGGCCAAGCACCATctttcatcttttctcttttaCAAGCATTATTGTATATTCCTGTGCGAATTCTTCGTACCTTTGCTCCTGGTgcgaatttatgtggggcccagtgAGCTAACCTTTGATCAATAGAGACTCTTGGATAGGAGGATTCCATCGTACAGATCTCAGACCACCCATGAGAAGCCGTGATTAGATAATCACAGCCGTAAAGTTACGAACATGGAAGATGGACAGTAAGAGCAGAACTTTTCTTAGCAGGTCCTCATCTTAGTGTTGCCATCACCCGATCAGGTCGATATTGGGGCCATGTGCAATCCTCAGTTGATGCCTCCTATCCAATGGTCCACCGTGATTGtaagtgggcccacttgggccCTACAAAATATAAATTCTCACTCAAACCAACAAATCTTGCTAGATCATTGCTCTTATATAATATGGTTTAGATTAACAAAGatcatacattaaaaaaattcaatggcAATGACACAGGTACCCGAGCGACGTGGATAAACACATCTTGGCCCGCCAAACGGGCCTCTCCAGGAGCCAGGCATGTCCTCATCTCAAACATATCTTTCAATGATTAGATTCTCATCAGCATCTTCTTAGGATCCATCAATCTCCATTTGTATTTTAATCCTATATTCATTagtattgtatttctctttgtttTATGCATGGTTGACACACTAGGACAAGCTGCACGCGGGGTGGGGAAGACCACTTCGAGCTCTGCTCCTAGAGTTGGAGAACATCTACAGGTGATCAGAACGGTTCAAGAAGTGTGACCCACCATGGATAGGGATTAGGGAGAATAGCTCTCCTTACAAATGATTCTAACCCTTCAAGAAACTGACTTGATGCAA
Coding sequences within:
- the LOC131232681 gene encoding homeobox protein BEL1 homolog, with the translated sequence MANEPREEKLRTQIASGFYYTDFSSSSSNPTIHHQLDTHMQSFEPNPELFNLQSGMEMLGSQWKNPSQQRDRNSTTAWKGFLSKSTHNQGSSSSSKTMAEPSSSNSFYQPDFTIGFSEAPPNENLIIAPDSAWQENRYPVDDSSLRCVFPCEGNERPSQGLSLSLCPNKPSNISLQSFELRETNHQNDIRFVSSNSRDGFFGKSTDLRQQLQNLQDGRSYPSLMGSDQQLHQLKNSKYLLPAQELLNEFCNIGSKQSINTIGLKNKSNKTNQWEEGASTLKNQSLYSFDVLELQKRKAKLVSMLDEVDRRYRQYCEQMRSVVSSFEGVAGVGSAMVYSSLALKAMSRHFRCLRDGIVGQIQATKKAMGEKDPVAPGTTRGETPRLKLLDQTLRQQRAIQQMGVMESHPWRPQRGLPERSVSVLRAWLFEHFLHPYPSDVDKHILARQTGLSRSQVSNWFINARVRLWKPMVEEMYLEEAKEQDDDNSSSKNKNNNDHNNMPSDGSISQLQDNTRLSHNPNPNPTNMDQKPSPDHLLRDSESLSSIINGSDKRDPSDLKEKHPHHQFSRADNFGVVDLDFSSYSHAAASTVTYANSDCTHPNFGSSGGVSLTLGLQQHSGGGVSLSFSPSASQHSLFFSRQQMEDCQPIPYSILDGEAQNLPYRNLMGAQLLHDLAG